The Nostoc sp. 'Lobaria pulmonaria (5183) cyanobiont' genome window below encodes:
- a CDS encoding tetratricopeptide repeat protein, translating to MPITYLKPVKRNTITHEFDSGSQAEIIPPQESDDRLSEASKLLGQGIQQQQSGELIAAMKSLQQSLVLFQAVGDLEKQAQVLSFLGLVTYSAGDYKGAISYSQQCLSLLNNTSDLGLQMQALSHLGNAYRHLNDHKKAIEFLEKCLKITQQLQDKRSQVAALNNLGLVYKALGNFTQAIEYQQQSLEIVRELKDNWGEEQVLKNLGNAWYALNNYPKAIAYYEQCVVLSRSLKNVRSASQVLKNLGNACYALGDYTKAIKYYEDRLQLAKEIQDKRSEEQSLSSLGVACEALGDYNKAITYYEERLLLAKNIKDRRSEEQALASLKVACYALGDYAKAMQYQQGTSSNS from the coding sequence TTGCCCATAACATACCTAAAACCAGTGAAGCGTAATACAATTACCCATGAATTTGACTCTGGTTCACAAGCAGAAATAATACCCCCACAAGAAAGTGATGACCGTTTGTCGGAAGCGTCTAAGCTACTAGGGCAAGGAATTCAACAGCAGCAATCTGGCGAATTAATAGCGGCTATGAAGTCTTTACAGCAGTCCTTAGTACTGTTTCAGGCAGTTGGCGATTTAGAAAAACAGGCACAGGTACTTTCTTTTTTAGGATTGGTAACTTACAGTGCTGGAGACTATAAAGGTGCTATATCTTACTCCCAACAGTGTCTGTCTTTGCTCAATAACACCTCAGATTTAGGATTGCAAATGCAAGCACTTTCCCATTTAGGCAATGCATACCGTCATCTGAATGACCATAAAAAGGCTATTGAGTTTCTAGAAAAATGTTTGAAAATAACGCAGCAACTGCAAGATAAACGCAGTCAGGTGGCAGCACTGAATAATTTGGGATTGGTATATAAAGCTTTAGGCAACTTTACACAGGCTATTGAGTATCAGCAGCAAAGTCTAGAGATTGTGCGGGAACTCAAAGATAATTGGGGCGAGGAACAGGTACTCAAGAATTTGGGTAATGCTTGGTATGCTTTGAACAATTACCCAAAAGCGATCGCTTATTATGAGCAGTGTGTAGTCCTATCACGCTCCTTAAAAAATGTTCGCAGTGCTTCTCAGGTGCTAAAGAATCTGGGCAATGCTTGTTATGCTTTAGGTGATTATACCAAAGCCATTAAGTATTATGAAGATCGGTTGCAATTAGCCAAAGAAATTCAAGACAAGCGTAGTGAGGAACAGTCTTTAAGTAGTTTAGGAGTTGCTTGTGAAGCTTTGGGTGACTATAACAAAGCAATTACATATTATGAAGAACGTTTGCTGTTAGCTAAAAATATCAAAGATCGTCGCAGTGAAGAACAAGCTCTTGCCAGTCTGAAAGTCGCTTGCTACGCCTTGGGTGATTATGCCAAAGCTATGCAATATCAGCAGGGAACATCTTCAAATAGTTAA